GTAATTAATTATTTTGCTCATTACTTTAGCATCTATATTAAAAATCTTCTTTTTTGTTCATGTCAGGGTGGTGCAAATGCTGGGCATACCATTTACAACGCTGAGGGTAAAAAATTTGTACTCCAACTTGTTCCTTCAGGAATTTTGAATGAGGAGACTGTGTGTGTAATTGGTAATGGAGTTGTTGTGCATCTTCCTGGATTATTTAAAGAAATTGAGGGTCTGGAATCCAATGGAGTCTCCTGCAATGGAAGAATATTGGTGTCTGATCGTGCCCATTTATTGTTTGATTTTCACCAAGTTGTAGACGGACTGAGAGAAGCAGAGCTTGTAAATTCCCTCATTGGAACAACAAAACGAGGGATTGGCCCATGCTATTCAAGCAAGGTTATTCGGAATGGTATAAGGGTCTGTGACCTGAGGCGCATGGATACTTTTGGCCAGAAGCTTGACATTTTATTGAGGGATGCTGCATCCAGATTTGAAGGATTCGAATATACTGCTGACATCCTTAACAAGGAGGTTGAGAGGTACAAGAGATTTGCAGAGAGGTTAGAACCACTTATTGCTGACACTGTTCAAGTAATAAATGAGTCAATCTTGCAAAAGAGGAAAATACTTGTTGAAGGCAGTCAAGCAACCATGCTGGATATTGATTTTGGGACTTACCCATTCGTGACATCCTCAAACCCTTCAGCTGGTGGAATTTGCACAGGACTAGGGATAGCTCCAAAGAATCTGGGTGACCTTATTGGTGTTGTAAGTAGAATCATTCTTTTCAGCGACCTCCATGTGATgcatctttctttctttttgtttttaaatttttgtacATTTATGTTATGCAGGTGAAAGCTTACACTACTAGGATTGGTTGTGGTCCTTTTCCAACTGAAATTCTGGGTAAAGATGGTGACCTTCTTAGAGTTGCTGGGATGGGGTTTGGAGCAACAAGTGGTCGTCCTCGCCGCTGTGGCTGGCTTGATATAGTTGCATTAAACTATTCTTGCCAGATAAATGGCTTTTCGTCTCTCAATCTCACCAAGCTTGACGTGCTATCTGAGTTTCCAGAAATCAAGCTTGGTATTTCCTATAGGCAAACAGATGGCAAAAAGCTTACATCATTCCCTGCAGATCTTTGTCTTCTTGAGCAAGCACAGGCAAGTTCTTTAGAGCATTACAGTTACCTTCTAAGTCATTTAGAAGTATCTGTGAATCTTTTTGTAGTTTGGCTAATTAATGCCTAGCTCTGGAAATACAATTATTCTTACTAGGTATGAACCACCTCTCAATCTTAAGTTGCCTGCTTTGATGTAGGTTGATTATGAAGTGCT
This genomic stretch from Zingiber officinale cultivar Zhangliang chromosome 7A, Zo_v1.1, whole genome shotgun sequence harbors:
- the LOC122002256 gene encoding adenylosuccinate synthetase, chloroplastic-like encodes the protein MPLSSLAVHPAVPVALRGRGSGRIWSCFGPSSFSPYDDLRWRRRVAAAADAARTVAPVAALAALAAVEAVDRGDAMDRVASLSQVAAVLGTQWGDEGKGKLVDILAKSFDVVARCQGGANAGHTIYNAEGKKFVLQLVPSGILNEETVCVIGNGVVVHLPGLFKEIEGLESNGVSCNGRILVSDRAHLLFDFHQVVDGLREAELVNSLIGTTKRGIGPCYSSKVIRNGIRVCDLRRMDTFGQKLDILLRDAASRFEGFEYTADILNKEVERYKRFAERLEPLIADTVQVINESILQKRKILVEGSQATMLDIDFGTYPFVTSSNPSAGGICTGLGIAPKNLGDLIGVVKAYTTRIGCGPFPTEILGKDGDLLRVAGMGFGATSGRPRRCGWLDIVALNYSCQINGFSSLNLTKLDVLSEFPEIKLGISYRQTDGKKLTSFPADLCLLEQAQVDYEVLPGWNSDISSIRNYNDLPLAARQYVERIEQLVGVPIHFIGIGPGRDAIICK